In Gemella massiliensis, a single window of DNA contains:
- a CDS encoding APC family permease, protein MNDLKKDIGFFGAFSTVVGVVIGSGVFFKAAIIYKTTGNVSLGLLAWILAGIISICAGLTTAELAAAIPETGGMIVWVERAYGKTMSYLLGWAQAVIYYPASIAAASAIFATQFTNLFHIDKKYSILVGACGAATVTCLNLLGSKASGRIQTVATICKLIPIIAIIVFGLLQPNPTTIEFLPTGSGNSSLGGASLSAVGAALLAAMYGYDGWINVGTVAGEMKDPKRDLPRAILYGLLVITAIYLLINVAYLMTMPMEQIAGNGNVPNDVATKLFGSYGGKIITIGIMISVYGTMNGFTMTAIRVPYAMAMKDQIPFKNIWIKLNSFSIPYISALVTLVLTIAMMFTGEFDTLTDFLLFTIWIFFILTFFAVFVLRKKEPELPRPYKVPLYSIIPIIAIVGGAYIVIAAIITQFTLAVSGVALTLVGLIFYTEIHKKFKK, encoded by the coding sequence ATGAATGATTTAAAAAAAGATATCGGTTTCTTCGGTGCTTTCTCTACAGTTGTTGGAGTCGTAATTGGTTCCGGAGTGTTTTTTAAGGCAGCAATTATTTATAAAACCACCGGTAATGTCAGCCTTGGTTTACTTGCTTGGATTTTAGCCGGTATCATCAGTATTTGCGCTGGACTTACCACAGCGGAATTAGCTGCAGCTATTCCTGAAACCGGCGGAATGATTGTTTGGGTGGAACGTGCTTATGGAAAAACTATGTCTTATCTGCTTGGTTGGGCTCAGGCAGTCATCTATTATCCGGCAAGTATAGCGGCAGCATCAGCTATTTTTGCTACACAATTTACCAATTTGTTTCATATAGATAAAAAATATTCTATCCTTGTGGGAGCTTGTGGGGCAGCAACTGTTACTTGTTTAAACTTATTAGGCAGTAAGGCTAGCGGTCGTATTCAAACGGTAGCAACTATTTGCAAATTAATACCTATTATAGCAATTATAGTTTTCGGTTTATTGCAACCTAATCCGACAACGATAGAATTTTTACCTACCGGTTCCGGTAACAGCTCACTAGGCGGTGCTTCTTTATCAGCTGTAGGTGCAGCCTTGCTTGCGGCAATGTATGGTTATGACGGTTGGATTAATGTTGGTACCGTAGCCGGAGAAATGAAAGATCCAAAACGTGATTTACCAAGAGCAATTTTATATGGTTTACTGGTTATCACCGCAATATATCTACTTATCAATGTTGCTTATTTAATGACTATGCCAATGGAACAAATCGCCGGAAATGGTAATGTTCCTAATGATGTTGCAACAAAATTATTCGGTTCTTATGGTGGTAAGATAATCACAATCGGTATCATGATTAGTGTTTACGGTACTATGAACGGCTTCACTATGACCGCTATTCGTGTCCCTTACGCTATGGCTATGAAAGATCAAATACCGTTTAAAAATATATGGATAAAACTTAACAGCTTTTCTATTCCTTATATATCTGCTCTTGTTACACTTGTACTAACTATTGCAATGATGTTTACAGGAGAGTTTGACACATTAACAGACTTCTTGCTGTTTACAATATGGATTTTCTTTATTTTGACATTTTTCGCTGTATTTGTTCTTAGAAAAAAAGAACCTGAATTACCAAGACCTTATAAAGTTCCATTATATTCAATTATACCTATAATTGCTATTGTCGGCGGAGCATATATTGTCATTGCTGCTATTATAACTCAATTCACATTAGCAGTAAGCGGTGTTGCATTAACATTAGTCGGTTTGATTTTCTATACAGAAATACATAAGAAATTTAAAAAATAA
- a CDS encoding low temperature requirement protein A — MNNSLNKTLKKEISITELLYDFIFSFAFCNIFNIILGSYNSSLGFNFFLSFLFIFIIFVNTWNIEMIHINRYGKNSLFNIVFMIIQICILIITLNNIDTYHWTILYRNLILYLTILSFILTVQHTVQYFIVTDLIEKKITEPFIYILSGRTFSLFLGIILPQPYSLLFIMISFFTSWLLPSFISRSLHAKTIIFSHVVKRCFIFTTGLFSSIIINNFITTEQKNWFIIFVIIALLYLFYQINIERFIDFFLINQSGNSYLYHNYFIILGLCIINFTLPKLTENKLFLLFIMGVFFFLVGNLLQNQYNKKGCKYSKYFFVTIFLIFLLGSLLSMILNYSLIVILLTIIFILLSYFIFNIKRTNPKL; from the coding sequence ATGAATAATTCTTTGAATAAAACTTTAAAAAAAGAAATTAGTATAACTGAATTATTATATGATTTTATTTTTTCTTTTGCTTTTTGTAATATTTTTAATATAATTCTTGGTAGTTATAACTCTTCATTAGGTTTTAATTTTTTTCTTTCTTTTCTTTTTATATTTATTATTTTTGTAAATACTTGGAATATTGAGATGATCCATATTAATCGTTACGGAAAAAATTCTTTATTTAATATTGTTTTTATGATTATTCAAATTTGTATTTTAATAATAACATTGAATAATATTGATACTTATCACTGGACTATATTATACAGAAATTTAATATTGTATTTAACTATATTATCTTTTATACTTACTGTTCAGCATACTGTTCAGTATTTTATCGTTACCGATCTTATAGAAAAAAAGATAACTGAGCCTTTTATTTATATTCTTAGCGGTCGTACTTTCAGTTTATTTTTGGGTATTATTTTACCTCAACCATATTCATTATTATTTATTATGATTAGTTTCTTTACAAGTTGGCTACTTCCCAGTTTTATCTCACGTTCACTTCATGCTAAAACCATTATTTTTTCTCATGTTGTTAAACGTTGCTTTATTTTTACAACAGGTTTATTTAGTTCTATTATTATAAATAACTTTATTACTACCGAACAAAAAAATTGGTTTATTATATTTGTTATTATTGCTTTATTGTATCTATTTTATCAAATAAATATCGAACGCTTTATAGATTTTTTCCTGATTAATCAATCAGGAAACAGTTACCTATATCATAATTATTTTATTATACTGGGATTATGTATTATTAATTTTACACTTCCAAAACTAACCGAAAATAAATTATTTTTATTATTTATAATGGGAGTTTTCTTCTTTTTAGTCGGTAATCTATTGCAAAATCAATACAACAAAAAAGGCTGTAAATATTCTAAATATTTTTTTGTAACTATTTTTCTAATTTTTCTACTTGGCTCACTACTGAGCATGATACTAAATTATTCATTGATCGTTATACTTCTAACTATTATTTTTATATTATTATCTTATTTTATTTTCAACATAAAAAGAACTAATCCTAAGTTATAG
- a CDS encoding GDSL-type esterase/lipase family protein, producing MRILCIGDSNTWGFVPGDENLRMEKRWTKILSEIRSEDEIIEEGLCGRTITAKDTIVPVRCGVDTLPILMLSHVPVDLVIIMLGTNDLKKQFNPSAKHLARGMEEFIKYIRNPHLVEGYKIPKILVVSPVYLRDEIVERQSSFGEFDENSLKQSKFLPQTFKEISDKYEVDFLNAARVAEASPIDCIHLDEKKHEQLGRYIASKVSEILDYEEAR from the coding sequence ATGCGAATTTTATGTATAGGAGATAGTAATACTTGGGGCTTTGTACCCGGAGATGAAAATTTAAGAATGGAAAAACGCTGGACAAAAATTTTATCTGAAATTCGTTCAGAAGATGAAATAATAGAAGAAGGATTATGTGGCAGAACAATTACGGCAAAAGATACTATAGTACCTGTAAGATGTGGAGTGGATACATTACCGATTTTAATGCTTAGTCATGTTCCTGTTGATTTAGTTATTATAATGTTAGGGACTAATGATTTAAAAAAACAATTTAACCCTAGTGCAAAACATTTGGCACGAGGTATGGAAGAATTTATAAAATATATAAGAAATCCACATTTAGTGGAGGGATATAAAATACCGAAAATCTTAGTTGTTTCTCCGGTTTATTTACGTGATGAAATAGTAGAAAGACAAAGTTCTTTTGGAGAATTTGATGAAAATAGCTTAAAACAATCTAAATTTTTACCACAGACATTTAAAGAAATAAGCGATAAATACGAGGTAGATTTTTTAAATGCGGCAAGAGTAGCGGAAGCATCACCAATAGACTGTATTCATTTAGATGAAAAAAAACATGAGCAACTGGGTCGTTATATTGCCAGCAAAGTATCAGAAATATTAGATTATGAAGAAGCAAGATAG
- a CDS encoding GNAT family N-acetyltransferase yields the protein MIKLIEPTIELKDEILSYKQEFIDNNEIIHGGLNLEKYENITDFIKSLKNYKHKETCPKNFVTAHTFLIMNDDHLVGIINTRHGLNDYLFKHGGHIGYSIRKSERQKGYAKEALKLGCEFLFNEIGLEKILVTCDKKNIASKKTIEANNGIFENELQEDERTTLRYWISKL from the coding sequence ATGATTAAACTTATTGAACCGACTATTGAACTTAAAGACGAAATACTATCATATAAACAAGAATTTATTGATAATAATGAAATTATTCATGGTGGATTAAACCTTGAAAAATATGAGAATATAACTGATTTTATTAAAAGTTTAAAAAATTATAAACATAAAGAAACCTGCCCCAAAAATTTTGTTACAGCTCATACCTTTCTTATTATGAACGACGATCATCTTGTAGGTATTATTAATACCCGCCATGGTTTAAATGATTATCTATTTAAACATGGAGGACATATTGGTTATAGCATAAGAAAAAGTGAGCGTCAAAAAGGCTATGCAAAAGAAGCATTAAAACTTGGTTGTGAATTTTTATTTAATGAAATTGGATTAGAAAAAATTCTTGTTACCTGTGACAAGAAAAATATTGCCTCTAAGAAAACTATAGAAGCAAATAATGGAATATTCGAAAATGAACTACAAGAAGATGAACGTACTACTTTAAGATATTGGATTAGCAAACTTTAA
- a CDS encoding MFS transporter codes for MKLNNIAKFSLLSISILLMSHLAISPVIPNLYNLYHTKNSNIGLASVESLATIPAMMITIFVLISNIVIKYLGKKNTVLLGLIIIFFAGLTPIFTTNFKIVLISRLLLGAGIGLFNSLSISMISDFFDGETKGTMIGMRTAFLNIGKALTTFISGYLLIFGTQYIFLVYSLALPIFFLFLIFVPNTDNEISKKVSVKFHKETVILTLLTFFVGICYMGATIKIPTLLAGKYFYSPDVTRNLLTVLAISGIFSGFLFGKLVKNFKNLTLTIMLGFMTVGSFIFAVSNNTLLFYAAAVLIGISFVGTMSFNFFYISKKLENKFINFSTSVLLVGGNIGVILTPLVLTKLPEKLHLEPFITPFYITSIIMLICSIISYFSLKNSN; via the coding sequence ATGAAATTAAATAATATCGCTAAGTTTTCTCTACTTAGCATTTCTATATTACTTATGTCGCATTTAGCCATTTCTCCGGTTATTCCCAATTTGTATAATTTATATCATACAAAAAATTCTAATATTGGACTAGCTTCCGTTGAAAGTTTAGCAACTATTCCTGCGATGATGATTACTATTTTTGTTTTGATAAGTAATATTGTTATAAAATATCTTGGTAAAAAAAATACGGTTCTTCTCGGACTTATTATTATTTTCTTTGCGGGTCTGACACCGATTTTTACCACAAATTTCAAAATAGTTCTTATTAGTAGACTTCTTTTAGGCGCAGGTATTGGATTATTCAATTCTCTATCTATAAGTATGATCAGTGATTTTTTTGACGGTGAAACTAAAGGAACAATGATTGGTATGAGGACAGCATTTTTAAATATAGGCAAAGCACTCACTACATTTATTTCCGGGTATTTACTAATATTTGGTACGCAATATATTTTTCTGGTATATTCACTGGCACTACCTATATTTTTCTTGTTTTTAATATTTGTTCCTAATACCGATAACGAAATCAGCAAAAAAGTAAGTGTGAAATTTCATAAAGAAACTGTTATTTTAACTCTGTTAACATTCTTTGTTGGAATTTGTTATATGGGTGCTACTATAAAAATTCCTACTCTTTTAGCAGGAAAATATTTTTATTCACCGGATGTAACAAGAAATTTACTAACCGTCTTAGCTATTAGCGGAATTTTCTCAGGATTTTTATTTGGTAAACTGGTTAAAAACTTTAAAAATTTAACTTTAACCATTATGCTCGGTTTTATGACTGTTGGCAGCTTTATTTTTGCTGTATCCAATAATACCTTACTATTCTACGCTGCTGCGGTTTTAATAGGAATCAGTTTTGTTGGTACAATGTCATTTAATTTCTTTTATATTTCTAAAAAATTGGAAAATAAATTTATTAATTTTTCAACGAGCGTTCTGTTAGTCGGTGGAAATATAGGAGTTATTTTAACACCGCTAGTACTTACCAAACTACCGGAAAAATTACATTTAGAGCCGTTTATTACACCATTTTACATAACTTCAATAATTATGCTTATCTGCTCTATTATAAGTTATTTTAGTTTAAAAAATAGCAATTAA
- a CDS encoding pyruvate kinase, with product MVRKVKVIATLGNSTEKILEDIIKNDVDAILIDNYYGEEEENIRRIEEVKKLRDKNDVNTAIIYDLAHIYAQSKYKLIRIEEKNIEFACKQDVDFISCPFVSNLDEIRKVKAILKEHNKENIGLIVKIDCKEAYENIDEIISFADSIMINRDELGMEMPYQNLPSVQKEIVQKANNSMKSVILTTQMLHSMIYNPRPTRAEVSDVANAIIDGVDAIMLIEETAIGSYPKEALETVDRIINYIEQQDIFKEDNEYKNHTMGIAHAIAISIKHLLDSIEVKNIVTYTKSGQTAKFIARYRPKVPILAVVSNKQKARQLALTRGVVPFIEEKTLTTEQMLKYATSYSEKADLAHKGDFILITAGQPDLGKKDVPPTDFVNIREV from the coding sequence ATGGTAAGAAAAGTAAAAGTAATTGCAACATTAGGAAATAGTACAGAAAAAATTTTAGAAGACATAATAAAAAATGATGTTGATGCAATATTAATAGACAATTACTATGGAGAAGAAGAGGAAAATATTAGAAGAATAGAAGAGGTAAAAAAACTACGAGATAAAAACGATGTTAATACAGCTATTATATACGATTTAGCTCATATATATGCTCAAAGCAAATATAAATTAATTAGAATTGAAGAGAAAAATATAGAGTTTGCATGTAAGCAAGACGTTGATTTTATTTCTTGTCCTTTTGTTAGTAACTTAGATGAAATAAGAAAAGTAAAAGCAATTTTAAAAGAACATAATAAAGAAAATATAGGCTTGATCGTAAAAATAGATTGTAAGGAAGCCTATGAAAATATTGATGAAATAATAAGTTTTGCTGATTCTATTATGATTAATAGAGATGAACTTGGAATGGAAATGCCATACCAAAACCTTCCAAGTGTACAAAAAGAAATAGTTCAAAAAGCTAATAATTCTATGAAATCTGTGATTTTGACAACACAGATGTTGCATTCTATGATTTATAATCCACGTCCGACACGTGCTGAAGTATCAGATGTTGCTAATGCTATTATTGACGGAGTAGATGCTATAATGCTTATAGAAGAAACAGCAATAGGAAGTTATCCGAAAGAAGCGTTAGAAACAGTAGACAGAATTATTAATTATATAGAACAACAGGATATTTTTAAAGAAGATAATGAGTATAAAAATCATACAATGGGAATAGCTCATGCTATCGCAATTTCTATAAAACATCTATTGGATTCTATCGAAGTGAAAAATATTGTAACTTATACAAAATCCGGGCAAACAGCAAAATTTATTGCAAGATATAGACCTAAAGTTCCAATTTTAGCAGTAGTTTCAAATAAACAAAAAGCAAGGCAGTTGGCTTTAACAAGAGGTGTAGTTCCTTTTATAGAAGAAAAAACGCTAACTACAGAGCAAATGCTAAAATATGCAACAAGCTATTCTGAAAAAGCAGATTTGGCGCATAAGGGTGATTTTATTTTAATAACAGCGGGTCAACCGGATCTTGGGAAAAAAGATGTACCACCAACAGATTTTGTTAATATAAGAGAAGTATAA
- a CDS encoding M20 metallopeptidase family protein, which translates to MKTSQFIEQYLKNIGITDIRTHVGLNGIVARIKVPNSKNTIAFRADFDALPINDAKNTEYKSAIPNVMHACGHDGHTTALLITCKILMKNIDKLTSDVVAIFQYGEEQAPGGAKPMIDDGCLIDVDAIFGAHLWTPLPLGILGFNYKELCAAADRFEVKITSKKYANIIGAEFVSLTQQIVSRFSKPRETLVITLGKFESTKSCASITGTIRHFNKKLHKTVLDKLNRLCKSLESEYPDTTIEFIYYGGYPPLINHKKGTEEILVKAKDILPELNLQKVEPLMIGEDFAYYLENIPGAFFLIGAGNNTFAQYPHHHPNFDFEERVMQYTASIFLNLAFNADEVIQNLKENSNE; encoded by the coding sequence ATAAAAACTTCTCAATTTATTGAACAATATTTAAAAAATATCGGTATTACCGATATTCGTACACATGTGGGACTAAATGGAATCGTTGCTCGCATTAAAGTACCAAATAGTAAAAATACTATAGCTTTTCGTGCTGATTTTGACGCTCTTCCTATTAATGACGCTAAAAATACTGAATATAAATCTGCTATTCCGAATGTAATGCACGCTTGCGGTCATGATGGTCACACTACCGCACTACTGATTACCTGCAAAATACTTATGAAAAATATCGATAAACTTACCAGTGATGTTGTCGCAATTTTTCAATATGGGGAAGAGCAAGCACCGGGTGGTGCTAAACCGATGATTGATGACGGTTGCCTTATTGATGTAGATGCGATTTTTGGTGCACACCTGTGGACACCGCTTCCGTTAGGTATACTAGGATTTAATTATAAAGAACTTTGTGCAGCAGCTGATAGATTTGAAGTTAAAATTACTTCTAAAAAGTATGCAAATATTATAGGTGCTGAGTTTGTCAGTCTTACACAACAAATTGTTTCTCGTTTTTCTAAACCTCGTGAAACTCTTGTTATTACCTTGGGAAAATTCGAGAGTACCAAATCATGTGCAAGTATTACAGGAACTATCCGTCATTTTAATAAAAAACTTCACAAAACTGTGCTAGATAAATTAAACAGATTATGTAAATCATTAGAAAGTGAATATCCGGATACAACAATAGAATTTATTTATTATGGTGGTTATCCTCCATTGATTAATCACAAAAAAGGTACGGAAGAAATTCTTGTTAAAGCAAAAGATATTCTACCCGAACTGAATTTACAAAAGGTTGAACCATTAATGATTGGGGAAGATTTTGCCTATTATTTAGAAAATATCCCCGGTGCATTTTTCCTAATCGGTGCAGGAAATAATACTTTTGCTCAATATCCACATCATCATCCGAATTTTGATTTTGAAGAACGTGTTATGCAATATACAGCAAGTATTTTCCTAAATCTTGCCTTTAACGCCGACGAAGTAATACAAAATTTAAAGGAGAATAGCAATGAATAA
- a CDS encoding peptidase dimerization domain-containing protein, translating to MNKWKLTIIGKGGHGAEPHSTIDATVIVSEFVRKISKYPEIDILSISSGNAFNVISGKAEVIIQTSYKDIIERIISSLLLYYGDKTSYKLVKW from the coding sequence ATGAATAAATGGAAACTAACTATAATCGGAAAAGGCGGTCATGGTGCTGAACCTCATAGTACAATAGATGCGACTGTTATAGTAAGTGAATTTGTAAGAAAAATATCAAAATATCCCGAAATTGATATTCTCTCAATTTCAAGTGGCAATGCCTTTAACGTTATTTCAGGTAAAGCAGAAGTTATAATACAAACCTCTTATAAAGACATAATAGAACGGATTATCTCATCATTGTTGTTATATTATGGCGATAAAACGTCCTACAAATTAGTAAAATGGTAA
- a CDS encoding uracil-DNA glycosylase family protein — translation MDNKLEYLKQEIMGDDENRKYTDKGIEPLFSAPSTAKIMIIGQAPGIKAQESKIFFNDKSGMKLREWMGINDEIFYNSGLIAVVPMDFYYPGKGKSGDLPPRKNFASKWHNKVLELLPNIKLIILVGKYAQDYYLCDVKKENLTETVHHYKEYLPQYFPIVHPSPLNFRWQSKNPWFEKDVVPVLKEKVREVLDS, via the coding sequence TTGGATAATAAATTAGAATATCTAAAACAAGAGATTATGGGAGATGATGAAAATAGAAAATATACGGATAAAGGAATAGAACCACTATTTTCAGCTCCTAGTACGGCAAAAATTATGATAATAGGTCAAGCACCGGGGATAAAAGCACAAGAAAGTAAAATATTCTTTAATGATAAAAGTGGTATGAAACTGCGTGAATGGATGGGTATAAATGATGAAATATTTTATAACTCCGGTTTAATAGCCGTTGTACCGATGGATTTTTATTATCCGGGAAAAGGAAAAAGTGGAGATTTACCACCACGAAAAAATTTTGCTTCCAAATGGCATAATAAAGTATTGGAATTATTACCAAATATTAAACTAATTATTTTAGTAGGAAAATATGCTCAAGATTATTATTTATGTGATGTTAAAAAAGAAAATCTAACGGAAACTGTGCATCACTACAAGGAGTATTTACCACAATATTTCCCAATAGTGCATCCATCTCCATTAAATTTTCGTTGGCAAAGTAAAAATCCATGGTTTGAAAAAGATGTTGTACCGGTGTTAAAAGAAAAAGTAAGGGAAGTATTGGACAGTTAA
- the rlmD gene encoding 23S rRNA (uracil(1939)-C(5))-methyltransferase RlmD, translating into MEKKNNSKKINILLTIKKVGINGEGIGYYKKKITFVKGALPDEVIICEIVEETPKYIIGKLIKIKEVSPYRVEVKKEYAESGAYQLLHVEYKKQLEYKRSILIDAFDKYYKLPKTDKLVLKTLASPLTEHYRNKNQFPVAVRNGKVIAGLYKEGTNELVEIKKDLALHNNGNKITQLATKCLEKYKIVISMNKNHYGVRYIATRTSFYNGDVQLIFVANTEKIRNLDKVINEIKHEKNVKSIVLNITNDKDHLVMGEKNITLYGDNCIIEKIGDIQYKLSANSFFQLTPLQTKKLYDKIVEFADLKEHDIVLDAFCGVGTIGQYVIKKCKEVYGVDIVKEAIEDANNNVKLNNLTNCTYVAGDVNKIVPKWIKKGINFDVVIVDPPRAGLGHLTRNLLNIGAKKIIYVSCNPSTLARDLKILARKYKIHRIQPIDMFPGTPAIEAVVELVRK; encoded by the coding sequence ATGGAAAAGAAAAATAACAGCAAGAAGATAAATATTTTATTAACGATAAAAAAAGTTGGAATTAATGGTGAGGGAATAGGGTATTATAAAAAGAAAATTACTTTTGTCAAAGGGGCATTACCCGATGAAGTGATTATTTGTGAAATAGTTGAAGAAACTCCAAAATATATTATAGGAAAATTAATAAAAATAAAAGAAGTTAGTCCATATCGTGTTGAAGTGAAAAAAGAATATGCAGAAAGCGGAGCATACCAATTACTTCATGTTGAGTACAAAAAACAATTAGAGTACAAGCGTTCGATATTAATAGACGCTTTTGATAAATATTATAAACTCCCTAAAACTGATAAATTAGTTTTGAAAACATTAGCTAGCCCGTTGACAGAACACTATCGTAACAAAAATCAATTTCCTGTTGCTGTACGTAACGGCAAGGTTATAGCCGGATTGTATAAAGAAGGGACAAATGAGTTGGTTGAAATAAAGAAAGACTTAGCCTTACACAATAATGGAAATAAGATTACTCAACTTGCTACAAAATGTTTAGAGAAATATAAAATAGTTATCTCAATGAATAAAAATCATTATGGAGTAAGATATATAGCCACACGAACATCATTTTATAACGGAGACGTTCAGCTTATTTTTGTTGCCAATACTGAGAAAATAAGAAATCTTGATAAAGTTATAAATGAGATTAAACATGAAAAAAATGTTAAAAGTATAGTGTTAAACATCACTAATGATAAAGACCACTTAGTAATGGGTGAAAAAAATATTACACTTTATGGTGATAATTGTATAATTGAAAAAATCGGAGATATTCAATATAAATTATCAGCAAATTCATTTTTCCAATTAACCCCGCTGCAAACAAAGAAACTTTATGATAAGATAGTAGAGTTTGCTGATTTAAAAGAGCATGATATAGTGTTGGATGCTTTTTGCGGTGTTGGGACGATAGGGCAATATGTAATAAAAAAATGTAAAGAAGTGTACGGTGTTGATATAGTAAAAGAAGCGATAGAAGATGCCAATAATAATGTTAAACTTAACAATTTGACAAATTGTACTTATGTAGCAGGTGATGTGAACAAAATAGTACCTAAGTGGATAAAAAAAGGTATTAACTTTGATGTTGTGATAGTTGACCCTCCACGTGCCGGGTTGGGACATCTAACCAGAAATCTTTTAAATATCGGAGCGAAAAAAATTATCTACGTTAGCTGTAATCCATCAACCCTTGCTCGTGATTTAAAGATATTAGCAAGAAAATATAAAATTCATCGTATTCAACCAATAGATATGTTTCCGGGGACACCGGCGATAGAAGCGGTAGTAGAGTTGGTAAGGAAGTAG
- a CDS encoding SE1561 family protein, producing MSNSILEELKTKFEDFASELENIEPEKVDLSQIDRLIALVEELDNEIKTIK from the coding sequence GTGTCTAATAGTATTTTAGAGGAATTAAAAACAAAATTTGAAGATTTTGCGAGCGAGTTGGAGAATATCGAACCTGAAAAGGTAGACTTATCACAAATTGATAGATTAATAGCTTTGGTAGAAGAATTAGATAATGAAATAAAAACTATAAAATAG
- a CDS encoding SDR family NAD(P)-dependent oxidoreductase, whose amino-acid sequence MGKDKKTIVITGASSGIGRELAYQFAEKGNVHLILVSRRKEALDKVAKKCETFDDVTTNTYSVDIGDKEQVDKLIEKLDNINILINGAGFGIMKEFSEFNDYEVVKMFDTNVIGTIQLTNEIARKMREKKSGTIVTIASLSGKIATQYTSIYSATKFALMGYCNSLRLELKEDNVHVMTVNPGPVATNFFSASDENKKYLKKLGDKTITPKSLCRKIIVGIERKKREVNTPVKLALGAKINMIFPKLGDELIYSIFKKR is encoded by the coding sequence ATGGGGAAAGATAAAAAAACGATTGTGATAACCGGAGCTTCTAGTGGAATAGGTAGGGAACTCGCTTATCAGTTTGCAGAAAAAGGAAATGTTCACTTAATATTAGTATCCAGAAGAAAAGAAGCTCTTGATAAAGTAGCCAAAAAATGCGAAACTTTTGATGATGTAACTACAAATACATATTCAGTTGATATTGGAGATAAGGAACAAGTAGATAAACTGATAGAAAAATTAGATAATATTAATATATTGATTAATGGTGCCGGCTTCGGAATTATGAAAGAGTTCAGTGAATTTAATGATTACGAAGTAGTTAAAATGTTTGATACAAATGTTATAGGAACGATACAACTAACTAATGAAATTGCTAGAAAAATGCGTGAGAAAAAATCAGGAACTATTGTAACTATAGCATCATTATCAGGGAAAATAGCAACTCAATATACATCAATTTATTCAGCAACAAAATTTGCGCTTATGGGTTATTGTAATTCTTTAAGATTAGAATTAAAAGAAGATAATGTTCATGTTATGACCGTAAATCCCGGTCCGGTTGCGACAAATTTCTTTAGTGCTTCGGACGAAAATAAGAAATATTTAAAAAAATTGGGTGATAAAACTATTACGCCAAAAAGTCTTTGTAGAAAAATAATAGTAGGTATAGAAAGAAAAAAACGTGAGGTGAATACACCGGTTAAATTGGCGTTAGGTGCAAAAATTAATATGATATTTCCAAAACTAGGAGATGAACTAATTTATAGTATATTTAAAAAGCGATAA